The Oceanispirochaeta sp. M1 genome has a window encoding:
- a CDS encoding ATP-binding protein, which yields MALLDRLFHNAHRVIIKGKSYRKAL from the coding sequence GTGGCTCTGCTTGACCGACTGTTTCATAATGCTCACAGGGTAATTATAAAAGGGAAATCATACAGGAAGGCTCTTTAA
- a CDS encoding ATP-binding protein, with the protein MNNNQATLSKLDEMRLHGMSRAFQSILETGMNQKFTIDELLTQLVDMEWEDRIIRKQERLIKAAGFRYQASIEELDYRKDRNLDKNMILRLSDGSWIEQSKDILILGPTGTGKSFIGSGSA; encoded by the coding sequence ATGAACAACAACCAAGCTACCCTGTCAAAATTGGATGAAATGAGGTTGCACGGCATGTCCAGAGCTTTTCAGAGTATTCTGGAAACCGGGATGAATCAGAAGTTTACAATAGATGAGCTTCTCACCCAACTGGTAGACATGGAATGGGAGGACCGGATCATCAGAAAACAGGAGCGACTGATCAAGGCTGCTGGATTCCGGTATCAAGCATCTATTGAAGAGTTAGATTACCGGAAGGATCGCAATTTAGATAAGAATATGATTTTAAGATTATCTGATGGAAGTTGGATAGAACAGAGTAAAGACATTCTTATCCTTGGACCCACTGGTACCGGCAAAAGTTTTATTGGTAGTGGCTCTGCTTGA